DNA from Xiphophorus maculatus strain JP 163 A chromosome 6, X_maculatus-5.0-male, whole genome shotgun sequence:
gttatgtgctctatcttcctggttttagtcagaacgccagcagcagcattctggatcagctgcagctgtttgattgatttgttggacagacctgtgaagacgctgttgcaataatcaatacgactgaagatgaaggcatggatgagtttctctagatctggctgagacattagtcctttaatcctggaaatgttcttcaggtgatagaaggccgactttgtaactgtctttatgtggctctggaggttcaggtcagagtccatcactactcccaggtttcgggctgatcgctggtttttagttataactgaagctgtgcattgactctagatctataactctagatctatgactctagatctatacctctagatctatgactctaTATCTATAACTCTatatctataactctagatctgtaaCTCTAGATTTATAACTGTAGATCTACAACTCTatatctataactctagatctataactctagatctatgactctagatctatacctctagatctatgactctaTATCTATAACTCTatatctataactctagatctataactctagatctgtaaCTCTAGATTTATAACTGTAGATCTACAACTCTatatctataactctagatctatgactctagatctatgactctagatctatagctctagatctatagctctagatcgttcctctttaggtccaaaaataataacttcagttttgtttctgttcagctggagaaagttttggcacatccacacatttatctgttctaagcatctgttcagtgattggatggggtcaaaggtcacctggtgacatcgtaatgtagagctgtgtgtcatctgcatagttatggtagctaatattatttcctgtaaAGGCGCCACAAAGCACCTGGAGCTGCAGGTGAGCAGCTCACCTGAGGCAGCGTTCCTTTCACCAGAGCCGGAATGTCGTCCTTATGGTATCCGACGGCGCCGAGTCCGTCCTCCACCTGAAGGTCAAACAGGAAGCGGCGTAGCGTGTCGGCCAGAACGGCGCCGGCGTCCGCACGCTTCACCTGCCGCACGTCTGCACCTGAACGCACCGCAGAGTTTTTAACCTCTGCCCCGTTACTGTGAGTGTGACCCTGAGCCCCCCCCTCCCTACCCAGGATCTCAGCGGCCTCCAGGTGGCGCTCTGGGCACATGGGTGCAGTGAAGCTGAAGACGGCCGGCGCCGTCAGAACGACGGAGAGTCCATGAGGCTGCAGAGACACGGAGCCGTTGAAGCGGCAGGCCGGCGGGAGACCAGGAATAATTTACACTCCGTATCTCACCACCAGGGGGTGCTCCACGCTGTAGCCCCTGGCTGTGTGAGTCTTCACATTCCCAGCGATGGGGTAGGACATCCCGTGGCTGCCGAGACAAAAACACAGGCAGGTTGAATCCGGCGGCGGCGTTCAGGGCGGCGGTGTTCAGCTCACCACAGATGGACTCCGGCGTTCCCGAAGCCGATCCCAGCGAACACGCTGGCCAGGTGCATGCTGGAGCGAGCCTCCAAGTCCTCCGAGTCCCGCACCGCCCTGAGCAGAAACCAGAGCTACACTAGCTGTATGCAGAACGGCGGGGAAACTTCCTCTGGACTTTGAGGTTAAAAGGTCAAATTTCAACAGAAACGTTTCCATTCCAACATGAAGAGTTTTAGTGAAGCTTCAGGAAAACTTCAGGAAGGTTCCGGTCCGTTTACCGCTTCATGTACTTGGAGACCACACTGAGGGCATGGCGGGACCAGACGTCACTGATGGGGTTGCTGCCCTGGTAGGCGGGCCGGTTGATGGGGTTGGTGGGGCAGGGCGCCCTCTGGCTGTAGGGCAGGGCGGTGTAGGATTCCAGAGCATGGCTGTTGGAGAGACGTAATCCGTCAGAACCCGGTAACTCCGGTAAGACCCGCTCTAACCAGAACCCTCCTCACCACAGCACGTCGAAGCCGCTGTTGGCGGCGACTCGTTCGGGCATACTCAGAGTGTGCAGCGGGTCCACGATGCCCAGCGTGGGTCGGAGCGCTCTGCTAGCGATACCTGgacagaaacagccaatcacgGCTCAGAGACAGCCAATCACCCGAGGTTCTGACAGCTCTCACCTGTTTTGGCCTTCAGAGGCTCGTAGTCGAAGATGGCGACCCCGGTGGTCTCGCTGCCGGTGCCTGCGGTCGTTGGAACTGGAGAGGAAAAGCAGAGCGGTGAGCCGACCATCGGAACCTCCCGACCCGGAGGCGGCGAGGCTGACCTGCGATGAGCGGCTTCAGGGTTCTGGTCACCGGCCTGCCTTTCCCTATCGGAGCGTTGACGAAATCCAGGAAGTCGGCGTCAGGATGGCAGGAGTACAGGTTGGCGGCTTTACAGGTGTCGATGACGGAGCCGCCGCCCACCGCCACGAACACGTCGAACGAGTCCTTCTTCGCAAACGAGATTGCTtctttaaaactgaaagaagaagcTCCACCTGTTAGCTCCTGTTAGCAGCCGTTAGCTCCTGTTAGCAGCTGGCAGTTTCTGTTAGCAACTGGTAGCTCCTGTTAGCACCTGTTAGCAGCTGGCAGCTCCTGTTAGCAGCTGTTAGCTCCTGTTAGCAGCTGGTAGCTCCTGTTAGCAGCTGGCAGCTCCTGTTAGCAGCTGGTAGCTCCTGTTAGCAGCTGTTAGCTCCTGTTAGCAGCTGTTAGCTCCTGTTAGCAGCTGGCAGTTTCTGTTAGCAACTGGTAGCTCCTGTTAGCACCCGTTAGCAGCTGGCAGCTCCTGTTAGCAGCTGTTAGCTCCTGTTAGCAGCTGGTAGCTCCTGTTAGCAGCTGGCAGCTCCTGTTAGCAGCTGTTAGCTCCTGTTAGCAGCTGTTAGCTCCTGTTAGCAGCTGGTAGCTCCTGTTAGCAGCTGGTAGCCCCTGTTAGCAGCTGGCAGCTCCTGTTAGCAGCTGGTAGCTCCTGTTAGCAGCTGGTAGCTCCTGTTAGCAGCTGTTAGCAGGTCCTGTTAGCAGTTCCTGTTAGCAGCTGGTAGCCCCTGTTAGCAGCTGGTAGCTCCTGTTAGCAGCTGTTAGCAGGTCCTGTTAGCAGCTCCTGTTAGCAGCTGGTAGTTCCTGTTAGCAGCTGGTAGCTCCTGTTAGCAGCTGGTAGCTCCTGTTAGCAGCTGTTAGCAGCTCCTGTTAGCAGCTGGCAGCTCCTGTTAGCAGCTGGCAGCTCCTGTTAGCAGCTGGTAGCTCCTGTTAGCAGCTGGCAGCTCCTGTTAGCAGCTGGTAGCTCCTGTTAGCAGCTGTTAGCTCCTGTTAGCAGCTGGTAGCTCCTGTTAGCTGCTGGCAGCTCCTGTTAGCATCTGGTAGCTCCTGTTAGCAGCTGGTAGCTCCTGTTAGCAGCTGTTAGCAGCTCCTGTTAGCAGCTGGTAGCTCCTGTTAGCAGCTGGCAGCTCCTGTTAGCATCTGGTAGCTCCTGTTAGCAGCTGTTAGCAGCTCCTGTTAGCAGCTGGCAGCTCCTGTTAGCAGCTGTTAGCTCCTGTTAGCAGCTGTTAGCTCCTGGCGCGGTTCTGTTGGCCGTCTCACCTGGAGTCGCTGGGCTCCACCCGGACATCGTCGAACACCTGGAAACGGACTCGGTTCCTCACCAGGGACTCCAGGACGGCCTGCACGGGCGGCAGGCGGGTCAGGGTCCGGTCCGTCATCAGGCACACGTTCTGGGCTCCCAGGTTCTGAAGGTCCTGCAAACGGACCCGGCATGTGAAACCTGGAGGCGGATCCCAGGTGAGACCGGAGCCTGGGGGGTAAACCCAGTATtaacctggttctggttctgaccggACTTCCTTAGTGAAGGAAACCAAAAATCTGCAGCTTCATTTagattctttattttacatttagtttgtttttatttgatgtttttaaatctaaactaaaaaatttaatgttttttaatgaacagaTCTGCTCCCGTTAGCTGCAgcgcctcctggttctggttctggttctggtctgtcCCGTCCTCGCTCgctgtgatgatgatgatgaagaaggaGGTGGTTACCATGCCGACCTCAGCGCTGACCCCGGCGCCGTAGCGGATGTTGGAGCTGGCCATCTGAGGAGACCAAGGGACAGATCAGAACCCGATCCGTTCAGAACCCGGCCCGGTTCCAGTCCAGGTTACCTCGAAGGCGTAGTCCGTCTTCCTGTCGCCGGCCGCTGCCGCTCCTACGCACACACACCGATCAGAACCGGGAGGTTCTGCTGGACCGGGCCCAGCTGGGTCTGGTCAACATGCGGACCAATGGGAAGCTTACCTTGATGGAAGGTGTGGGAGTGGGCGGGGCATCTGCACCTGTCAACACGGAGCATGCTCAGTAGAGTCAAGAGGAACCCCGACACCGGGTCGGGTCCAGAACCGGAACCAAACCTGGATGAGTTCTGGACCCGGTCCAGTAACTGACAGAACTCCAGATCATGTCGCTTCAAACAttcaagattttattatttccgatcataaaacaggaagtcactAAATTAAAATCCTCAGAAGGAATCTGCCTGCCGAACCGGGCCCCTGCCGAACCGGGCCCCAGCTGTATCTGCTTCACCTTGTCTGACCTTGGTCGAACCTAGactggtccggtccggtccagttCGGACTCTGACCTGTTGGACCTTTGATCAGTGACGTAGCAACAGGACGTAGAACCCATTAAACATTGTTTCTTTGAGCCGAaccacagcagaaccagaacctatCTGGACCTAACCGAGCCACCGAGTAAAACCCAACATTCATTCGAACCGCTCCGAACTGTGACCTTTTAAATCAGAGATCGACCAAACCGGGCTGGGAACCGGAACCGGTTCGGACTTACGCAGTGCGCTCCAGCTGTCTGAGAAGGTGAACGATCCGGTCCCGACCCGCCATGTTATCCGAACCTCCAGCTGCTCCGACCCAGAATGGGCCGCcgcctttcaaaataagagtccgACTGTCACAATAAGAGCACCGGAAATGAGCATGGGGGCGGACTCAGACCTCGGAACCATTTGTGACCCGGACTGAACCCGGATAGGCAGACTGAAGAACCCGAGgtcaggatttgaacccacaaCCTGCTGAGTCACATTCAACCTGCAGGCTGTTgctgatttatgttttattttgaagagacCCAGCAGATGCACTTCCTGTTTAAGAAacactttcaaattaaaaaccaCTGAGCTGCTTTctgaaaggtcagaggtcaggtcgCATGTTCCT
Protein-coding regions in this window:
- the adhfe1 gene encoding hydroxyacid-oxoacid transhydrogenase, mitochondrial; this encodes MAGRDRIVHLLRQLERTACRCPAHSHTFHQGAAAAGDRKTDYAFEMASSNIRYGAGVSAEVGMDLQNLGAQNVCLMTDRTLTRLPPVQAVLESLVRNRVRFQVFDDVRVEPSDSSFKEAISFAKKDSFDVFVAVGGGSVIDTCKAANLYSCHPDADFLDFVNAPIGKGRPVTRTLKPLIAVPTTAGTGSETTGVAIFDYEPLKAKTGIASRALRPTLGIVDPLHTLSMPERVAANSGFDVLCHALESYTALPYSQRAPCPTNPINRPAYQGSNPISDVWSRHALSVVSKYMKRAVRDSEDLEARSSMHLASVFAGIGFGNAGVHLCHGMSYPIAGNVKTHTARGYSVEHPLVPHGLSVVLTAPAVFSFTAPMCPERHLEAAEILGADVRQVKRADAGAVLADTLRRFLFDLQVEDGLGAVGYHKDDIPALVKGTLPQERVTKLSPRAHTEEDLSRLFETSMKLY